The following proteins are co-located in the Deinococcus metallilatus genome:
- a CDS encoding metallophosphoesterase, with the protein MTLPGELLRAPTGGLWVMGDVHGALDKLRTLLRRAGLLGTDDRWTGGTSHLVFLGDYLDRGPDGAGVVRLIRRLETEARAAGGCVTALLGNHEVMLLAALRFARRDPHDQYGFREYWLSNGGQVSDAARLDAADQAWLAVRPALARAGRWLLLHADTPMYLHLGRSVDAVNAHVARLLQSDSPEVWGHFANAFADRLAFVAPGSEQVARHLLTAFGGERLAHGHTPVSILLDEQGYATEQGPGRPVVYAGHLCVALDSGLAYREEAGFITRLEGQGIAEIVDYPGGRPQD; encoded by the coding sequence GTGACCCTGCCCGGCGAACTGCTGCGCGCCCCCACGGGGGGCCTGTGGGTGATGGGCGACGTTCACGGGGCGCTCGACAAGCTGCGGACGCTGCTGCGCCGCGCGGGCCTGCTCGGCACGGACGACCGCTGGACGGGCGGAACCTCGCACTTGGTCTTTCTCGGCGACTACCTCGACCGGGGGCCGGACGGCGCGGGAGTCGTGCGGCTGATCCGCAGGTTGGAGACGGAGGCCCGGGCGGCGGGCGGCTGCGTCACGGCGCTGCTGGGCAACCATGAGGTGATGCTCCTGGCGGCCCTGCGGTTCGCGCGGCGTGACCCGCACGATCAGTACGGCTTCCGGGAATACTGGCTCTCGAACGGCGGGCAGGTCAGCGACGCCGCCCGGCTGGATGCCGCCGATCAGGCCTGGCTGGCCGTCCGCCCTGCCCTGGCCCGCGCGGGCCGCTGGCTGCTGCTGCACGCCGATACCCCGATGTACCTGCACCTGGGCCGGAGCGTGGACGCCGTGAACGCCCACGTCGCGCGGCTCCTGCAAAGTGACTCGCCGGAAGTCTGGGGCCATTTCGCCAACGCCTTTGCCGACCGCCTGGCCTTCGTGGCCCCCGGGAGCGAGCAGGTCGCCCGGCACCTGCTGACGGCCTTCGGTGGTGAGCGGCTCGCCCACGGCCATACGCCCGTGTCCATCCTGCTGGACGAGCAGGGCTACGCAACCGAACAGGGCCCTGGCCGCCCGGTGGTCTACGCGGGCCACCTGTGCGTCGCGCTGGACAGCGGACTGGCCTACCGCGAGGAGGCGGGCTTCATCACCCGCCTGGAGGGACAGGGCATCGCGGAGATCGTGGACTATCCGGGCGGCAGGCCGCAGGACTGA
- a CDS encoding phosphoribosyltransferase family protein, which yields MRTHKVEVGNVTRELPVVPVAPGVSVALFNMLGDTEVTEAAGRELARLLPPEVDVLVTPEVKALGLAHVISRETGKPYVVIRKTQKPYMVDPVAREVVSITTGKPQLLVLDGFDVPKIRGHKVAIVDDVVSSGGTLNSLRQIIEEVGGEVAAVVAVFTEGQERPEVTALGHLPLYT from the coding sequence GTGAGAACGCACAAGGTCGAGGTCGGGAACGTCACCCGTGAATTGCCGGTCGTGCCGGTGGCCCCCGGTGTCAGCGTGGCCCTCTTCAACATGCTGGGCGACACCGAGGTCACGGAGGCCGCCGGGCGCGAGCTGGCCCGGCTGCTGCCCCCCGAGGTCGACGTGCTGGTCACGCCGGAGGTCAAGGCGCTCGGCCTCGCCCACGTGATCAGCCGCGAGACGGGCAAACCCTACGTCGTGATCCGCAAGACCCAGAAGCCCTACATGGTGGACCCCGTCGCCCGCGAGGTCGTCAGCATCACCACCGGCAAGCCCCAGCTGCTGGTCCTCGACGGCTTCGACGTGCCCAAGATCCGGGGTCACAAGGTCGCCATCGTGGACGACGTGGTATCGAGCGGCGGCACCCTCAATTCCCTGCGTCAGATCATCGAGGAGGTCGGCGGCGAGGTCGCGGCCGTTGTCGCCGTCTTCACCGAGGGCCAGGAGCGCCCGGAAGTGACCGCGCTGGGACACCTGCCGCTGTACACCTGA
- a CDS encoding phosphoribosyltransferase family protein: MTQLDRNSLRVTVGDVTRELPTVRVGSVGRVPLVEFIGDSEFTNAAAQAMLPLIPPGTEVLLTVVTNALPLTHEISDRSGLPYVVARKKRRTYMQDPLIQDVPSMTLGVAETLWLDGPHAARLKGKRVTIVQDVVASGGTARALARLVERAGGTVAGYLAAFKQGTSNLPLTYLQELPESL; this comes from the coding sequence GTGACTCAGCTTGACAGGAACAGCCTCCGCGTTACGGTCGGTGACGTGACCCGCGAACTTCCCACCGTGCGCGTCGGCAGCGTGGGGCGCGTGCCGCTGGTGGAGTTCATCGGCGACAGCGAGTTCACCAACGCGGCGGCCCAGGCGATGCTCCCCCTGATCCCGCCGGGCACCGAGGTGCTGCTCACGGTCGTGACCAACGCGCTGCCGCTCACGCACGAGATCAGCGACCGCTCGGGGCTGCCGTACGTGGTGGCCCGCAAGAAACGCCGCACCTACATGCAGGACCCGCTGATCCAGGATGTCCCCAGCATGACGCTCGGCGTGGCCGAGACGCTGTGGCTCGACGGCCCGCACGCCGCCCGCCTGAAAGGCAAGCGCGTGACCATCGTGCAGGACGTGGTGGCCTCGGGCGGGACCGCCAGGGCACTGGCGCGGCTGGTCGAGCGGGCGGGCGGCACCGTCGCCGGTTACCTCGCCGCCTTCAAGCAGGGAACGTCCAACCTGCCCCTCACGTACCTTCAGGAGTTGCCCGAGAGCCTCTGA